The DNA sequence AGGAGGTCGACGTCCCCACCGTGTACGGCGACGAGAAGGTGCGCGTTCCCGGCGGCGTGCAGGGCGGCGACGTGCTGACGCTGCGCGGCAAGGGCCTTCCGCACCTGGGCGGCGGCGGCCGCGGCGACCAGCACGTGCGCATCCACGTGTGGACGCCCACCGAGCTCTCGCCCGAGCAGCAGGAGCTCTTCCGCAAGCTGGCCGAGATCGAGGGCCCCGCCCCCGCGCAGGGCGGGCAGAAGGGCTTCTGGGAGCGCGTGAAGGACGCGTTCGCCGCGTGATCGATCCGCGCAGATGGCTGGTGCTGGCCGTCCGCGGCCCCTCGCCCGAGATGGCGGGGCTGGTCGCCGACGGCCTGCTCGCGCTGGGCGGCGCCGCGGTCGAGGAGAAGGGCGGCGCCTCCATCACCTACCTCCTCCCGCCGGACGACCCCGACGCCTTCGCGGCCGAGGCGCGCGAGCAGCTGGCGTCGTGGCTCCCGGACGAGACGCCGCTGGAGATCGAGTGGCGGTGGCAGGAGGACGAGGACTGGGCGGCGGACTGGAAGCGCGGCCTGGCCCCGCGCCAGGTGACGGACCGCATCGTCGTCAAGCCGACGTGGACGGAGTGGGACGCCGCGCCCGGGCAGGTGGTGCTCGATGTCGATCCGCAGATGGCGTTCGGCACCGGCGAGCACGCCACCACGCGCGGCTGCCTGCGCCTGCTGGACGGCGCGCTGCGCGGGGGCGACCGGGTGCTGGACGTGGGCTCCGGCTCCGGCATCCTCGCGATCGCCGCCGTGCGGCTGGGCGCGCGCGAGGCGGTGGCGGTGGAATACGACCCCGACGCCAACCTCAACGCCCGCGAGAACTTCGAGCGGAACGGCGTCGACGGCCGCGTCCGCCTGGTCGAGGCGCTGGCGGACGACGCGCTGCTGCGGGAGCTGGGACGGTTCGACCTCGTGCTCGCCAACATCCTGAGCGGTGTCATCCGCCCGCTCCTCCCGGCGCTGCGCGGCGCGCTCGGCGGGGATGCGGAGGGGCGGCTGATCGTCAGCGGCATCCTCCGCGCCGAATCCTCCGACGTGGTCCGCGATGCCGAGGCCGCCGGCTTCCGCGTGGAGCGGGTGGACGAGGAAGAGGAGTGGTGGAGCGCGCTCCTGCGCCCCGTGGGGTGAAGGGATTCCGGGTTGGGGACGATAGGAGATGCGAGGCGGCGCCGGGATTTCCGGCGCCGCTTCGTGTCTCGGTGCACGGGGCGCGAACGATGCAGCGATTCTGGCCGAACCTGCAACGCGAGGAGGAAGCATGGCCACCGCACGCGATCCGGTCTGCGGGATGGAGGTGGATACCGACACCGCCATCCGCGTCCAGCACGGCGACCACACGCACTACTTCTGCTCGGAAGCCTGCCGCGAGAAGTTCCTGGCCGATCCGGCCCGCTACGGCGACGCCCACGCGGCGCCCGGCGGAACGGCGGAAGAGAACCCGCCCTTCACCGTCGACGAGCACGGGATCGCCGCGCCCAAGTTCGGCTCCGCGGGGAGCGGCGGCGCCGAGTTCGAGCCGCTCCCGCCCGGCGCGCGCGACTGAGCCCGGGGCGGGGACGCGCCTGAACCAGGCGTCCCCGCGGTGGCGGAGTAGGATCGATTTGCGCTCACTTTGTGCGCCTGTCGGTCATCGGGGTCGGTGGATATGATTCTCGCCCGCGTTGGGCGATGGATCATGTCCGCCATTCATTTTCCCTGATGACGACGATCCCGGGCCGGCGGCGGCCGCGATTCTACGAGCGCAAGACGGTGGTCGAGCTGCTGGCGATCGTGCCGCCGGTGGTGACCGCCGGCGTTACCGCGTACATCAACCTGCGCGACCCCGGCAAGCGCACCCTCGGCTGGCTGCTGGTCGGGGCGATCGGCTGGCTCGCCGCCGCCAGCATCGTGAGGGTGCTGCACGCCCACGCGCAGGACCGCGAGCAGAAGCGCCGCGACGACTACGACGGGTTGCTGGGGGCGCTGTATGTGCTCTACGGCCTCGTCAGCGCGCGAGCCGCCGTCGGTCCGCACGAGCACGGACGCCTGCGGATCACCATCCACCGGATCGTCCCGCCGGTGGCGAAAGGACGGGCGGCCGAGGAGCTGGAACAGCTGCTGCCATACCTTGGCGGCGATGGAGGCGGCCCCGGGCGGCGGTTCTCGATCCGCGCCGGGGTGATCGGCAGAGCCGTGCGAGAGAAGATTGCGTTCGCCGCGTCGCGCCAGAACGAGCACTACGAGCAATTCCTGGGCGAGCTGGTGCGCGAGTATGCCTACACGGAGGAGGATGCGCGCCAGCTCGCCCCGGACCGCCGGGCATGGATGGCGGTGCCGGTCGCCGGCGCGGGGCGTGCGGTCGCGGCGGTGGTGTACCTGGACTCGAACGAGCGGACGTTCTTCACAAACGAGCTGCAGAAGATTATCGTTGATGCGTGCAGCGGAATCACCTCCTACGTACACGAGGCATACAGATGATCGAGCCCCGTCCGGCCGAGAACACTCCGCGCATCCGGTCCGTCGTCGTCTCTCCCGAGGGTGCGGCCATTCGCCTCGAGCGCATCGAGCTCTCCGACGACATGCGCCGCCGGCTGACGGCCGAGGGCGTCACGTATCTGCCGCCGCCGCCCGGCTCTAAGCTGAAGCGGTAGCTGCTTGCCGGGCCGCATTCCTGCCCGCTCTCCACGCGATCGTGGCGGGCGGGCTTCGTGTTTCCGGAAGATGAAGAAGGTGACCGGATGAGCGGGATCGTGGGGCTGGACCACGTGCAGCTGGCGATGCCGCGCGGCGGCGAGGAGCGGGCGCGCGCCTTCTACGCCGGCGTGCTGGGGATGGCGGAGGCGGCGAAGCCGGCGGTGCTCGCGGCGCGCGGCGGCGTGTGGTTCACCGCCGGCGCGGCGGAGGTGCACCTGGGCGTGGAGGACGACTTCCGCCCGGCGCGCAAGGCGCACCCCGCGCTGAGCGTGCACGGGCTCGCGGCGATGCTGGAGGCGTGCCGGGCGGCCGGGTGCGAGATCGCGGACGCGGAGCCGCTGGAGGGGTGCGAGCGCGCGTACGTCTCCGACCCGTTCGGCAACCGCGTCGAGCTCATCGAGCGGAGCTGAGCGGCGCCGGCGGGCTTGTGGAGGGTCGGCGCGGGCCGCACTTTCGGGCATCGAACCATTCGACACACCGAAACCGGCGTACGAGCGATGAGCGACTGCATCTTCTGCAGGATCGTGGCGGGCGAGATCCCGTCGCAGCGCGTGCTGGAGGGCGGCGACTGGATCGCCATCCGCGACATCAACCCTGCCGCGCCCACGCACGTGCTGGTCATCCCCCGCCGCCACGTGGATTCCATCGCCGCGCTGGAGGATGGGGACGGGCAGCTGGCGGGGGCGCTGCTGCTGGCGGCGCGCGACGTGGCGCGGCACGAGGGCGTGGCCGAGAGCGGCTACCGCACGGTGATCAACACCGGCGCGCACGGCGGGCAGACGGTGGCGCATCTCCACGTGCACGTGATCGGCGGGCGGCAGCTGACAGGGCACGGCACGGCCTGACGCCGCACCGCCGCCCGCCATCTCCCTGCGCTCGTCCAGCCGGGCGTCGCCGCACACCTTCCGATCTCCCGAACGGGGAGGCGCTTCCTGATCTCGATCCGGCGATGGTGAGGGCGCGGGCGCTGCTCGCGTGGGGCGTGCACTTCTACACGGCGCTGGGGCTGGCGATCGCCGGCGTGGTGGCGGTGCTGCTGGTGCGCGGCGACGCGGCGAGCCTGCGCGCGGCGTTCCTGCTGCTGCTGGTGGCGACCGTCATCGACGCGAGCGACGGGGCGCTGGCGCGGGCGGTGGAGGTGAAGCGCGTCCTCCCCGGCTTCGACGGGCGGCGGCTGGACGACATCACCGACTTCCACACCTACACCTCGCTGCCGCTGCTGCTGGTCTGGCGCAGCGGCGTGCTGCGGCCGGAGCAGGCGCCGTGGCTGCTCATCCCCCTGCTCGCCAGCGCGTACGGGTTCTCGCAGGCGGACGCGAAGACGGACGACGGCTACTTCCGCGGCTTCCCGTCGTACTGGAATGTCGTCGCCCTCTATCTCCACTATCTCCGCCCCTCGCCGGACGCGGCGCTCGCGGTGCTGCTCGGGCTCGCGGTGCTGACGTTCATCCCCGCCAAGTACCTGTATCCCTCGCAGCCCGGCCTGCTGAACCGGGGGACCACGGTGGGCGCGGCGCTCTGGTCCGCGGTGCTCGTGCTCGTGCTGCTCGACATCGTAACGCCGGTGCGGACGTGGCTGCTCGCGTCGCTCATCTTTCCCGCGTGGTACATGCTGGCGTCGTGGGCCGTCACCATGCGCGACTGGCGGCGAGGCCATCGCGATCCCGGCTGATGGATACGCGGCGTCCGCCGGGGCCATCTCCCGCCGACTTGTAGGGGCGGGGGAGCGTTTGTATCTTCATCTCTCCAAAGTCTTTCCGTGGCGACCCCACCGCGCCGCGATCCGCATCTCCCATCCATCTCCACTCCCCTCCCGAGGTCCGTTCCGATGAGCGAGATCCAGTTCAGCGACAACTACAACGACCTGTCCACCGACACCGGCTTCCAGTTCGAGTTCTACTGCGAGCACTGCCACGAGTCGTGGCGCTCGCCGTTCGACCGCTACGCGGCGGGGACGGCGGAAAGCCTGCTGGGCGCGGCGGACGGGCTGTTCGGCGGGTTCTTCGGCACCGCGCGCAACGCCGTGAGCAACCTGCGCGGCGCGGGGTGGAGCAAGGCGCGCGACGAGGCGCTGCGCAAGGCGGTGGGGGCGGCGCGCGAGCACTTTCACCGCTGCGCGCGGTGCGCCAACCACTACTGCGACAACTGCTGGAACGAGGACGAGGGGGTGTGCACGGTATGCGTGCCGCGGCTGGACGCGGAGCTCTCCGCCATCCGCCGCGAGGCCAAGCTGAACCGCGCCCGCGAGGAGGCGTACGCGCAGGCCACCGTCAGCCAGGCGGACCTCACCGACCGGGTGGTAAGCTGCCGGGACTGCGGCGCGCCGGTGGGAAAGGGCAAGTTCTGCCCGGAGTGCGGCACGCCCGTGTCGCTCACGCGCACCTGCGGCAGCTGCGAGGCGGAGATCCCCACGTCGGCCAAGTTCTGCCCCGAATGCGGAGCCAAGCCGTAAGGCCGCGGGGGGGGGACGCAACACCGTCCCTCCTCCCCCGCATTCCAGGGAGAAGGGACGGAGAGGGATCGGGACGATGATCAGGGATAGCGTCGCCGTCCCGCGCCCGCGAGCAGGCGGATGAGGAAGAGCAGCACGATGGCGCCGATGAAGGCGACGAAGATCTGGCCCGCGAGCCCGCCGAACGGGGTGCCCACGCCGAGGGTGCTCAGCAGCCAGCCGCCGATGAACGCGCCCACGATGCCCACGATGATGTCGCCGATGATGCCGTACCCGATCCCGCCCATCACCACCGACGCCAGAACGCCGGCGATCAGGCCGACCAGGATCCACCAGAGGATTCCGTGCATGGGGCTGTCCTTTCGAAGAAGGTTCGGCCACACAGGGGCAACCGCCATGCCGAAACCGCACGCGTGAAACGGCGGGCGCCATATGTTCGTATCGTAAGCGCCTGTGGCGGAATGGTCTGCGGAATCTCGCCGGACCGGCCGACGAAGGGTTGGTTTGGACGACGAGCGCGCCGGCGACCGGCGGCGCGATGATTTTCTCCTGACGGAGCGATAGGGCGATGGAAGAGCAGATCTCGGCGCACGAGCGGCGCGGGGCGGGGGGCACCGAGGGCGGTGTGGCCACCTTCTTCGTGGGCGTGGCGATGGCGGCGGCGGGCGCGTACCTGCTCACCAGCCGTGTGACGGTGGCCAGCGGCGCGTGGCAGATCTGGGGCTACAGCGGCTTCGGGCTGTCGCTGATCCCGCTGATGCTGGGGATCGGGATGCTCTTCTACGACGGGGCGTCGCTCCTGGCCAAGCTGCTGATCCTGGTCGGCGTGGTGATCATCGGCGCCGGGGTCATCGCCAACCTGAACGTATACTTCCAGCATACGCCGCTGTTCGCGCTGCTGATGATGCTCGTGCTCCTCTGCGGCGGCGTGGGCCTCGTCCTGCGCTCCATCCGCCCCATGCATCGCGGCTGAAGCGTTTTCGGAAGATGGAGATGGGGGCGCGCCCGCCGGCCTGGCGGGCGCGCCCTTTTCGTCTGCCGATGAGATGGAATTGCCTGGAATCGCGAGCGCAAAAAGGACGTCATCCTGAGGCCGCCCACGCCGTAACCGGCGTTCACGCAGAACGTTGCAGGCCGAAGGATCCATGCTCGCCGAGCACGTGATTCTGCGATTCACGCAGGTGGGGGCCGTCGCCGGTCGACGGGAGATCGAGAACGATCGCGGCGATTCCCCGGCTGACGTGCTGGTCCGGCGATAGATCCTTCGGCCTGCAAGCGGTTGCGCGGGTTCTGGTTGCGGCGTGGCCGGCCTGAATAGAAAGTTCGGGGGCTGCACCCCTCACCGGCGGCTGAAGCCGCAGCAACAACTACGGGAAGCCTCGCAAACTGCGCGAGGCTGTTCGGGTCGAAAGCTGGTTCCGGCTCCGGAGGACGCCTCCCTTTCATCCATCGTGGTCGCGCGCAGCGGCGGTGTTCGACTCAGGATGACGTCCTGTTTGATGTCGCGCTTGGACAAGTGATGGTGCATTCCTCAATCATCTCAAACGGATGACGGGCCTGCACGTTGCGCATGCGTCCCGCGACATGGATGGACGCGAGGCGATGAACATCGGACGAGGACGATGGATCAGCTGAAGCTGGTGGACGACGGGACGTGGCAGCCGATCCGCGTGCTGTTCGTGTGCCTGGGCAACATCTGTCGGTCGCCGCTGGCGGAGGCGGTGTTCCGGCACCTGGTGGACGAGCGGGGATGGACGGACCGCTTCGAGATCGACTCGGCGGGGACGTCGGGGTGGCACCGCGGCTCGCCGCCGGACCGGCGCAGCGCCGAGACGGCCCGCCGCCGCGGCATCGAGGTGGCGGGCGCGAGCCGGAAGGTGATCGCCGCGGACCTGCGGCGCTTCGACTACGTGATCGCCATGGACGCCGACAACCGCGCCGCGCTGGACGAGCTGCACCGGTCGGCGGGCGGCACGGCGGAGGTGCGGCAGCTGCGCGAGTTCGAGGCGGGCGCGGACTCGCTCGACGTGCCCGACCCGTACTACGGCGGCCCGCGCGGATTCGAGGACGTGCACGACATCGTGGAGCGCGGCTGCGCGGGGTTGCTGGCCCACATCGCCGCCGAGCGCGGGCTGCGGTGAGCCTGCCCGACGCGGTCCGCGCCTCGGTCGCGCGGCAGGTCGGTGCGATTCGCTCCGTCACCCCGGTCGGTGGCGGGTGCATCAGCGAGGCGTATCGCCTGGAGACGGCGGACGGCCCCGTCTTCCTGAAGCATCATCCCGAAGCCCCTGCCGGGATGTTCGCCGCGGAGGCGGACGGCCTGCGCGCCCTCCGCGCCGCCGCGGGCGACGCGCTCCGCATCCCCGCCGTGCTCGCCATCGGCGACGCGTGGATCGCGCTGGAGTGGCTGGAGCCGGGCCCGCGCGGCCGCGGCTTCGGCGAGCGGCTGGGGCGCGGGCTGGCGGCGCTCCATCGCGCGAGATCCCCCGGCGGATGGGGATGGGAGGCGCCGAACTGGATCGGCTCGCTCCCGCAGGAGAACGCGCCGGCCGCGTCGTGGTCCGGGTTCTGGCGCGACCGCCGTCTCGTCCCCCAGTTCCGCCAAGCCGCGGATGCCGGCCGCGACACCGGCCCGCGCCGCGAGTGGGACCGCCTCTTCGACCGCCTCCCCGCGCTGCTGGCGGAGGCGGAGGAAGACGGCCCGTCGCTGCTGCACGGCGACCTGTGGGGCGGCAACGTCCTTTCCGCGGCGGGCGATCCGGCGCTCATCGACCCCGCGGTGTATCGCGGCCACCGCGAAGCCGACCTGGCGATGACGGAGCTGTTCGGCGGCTTCGATGCCGCCTTCCACGCCGCGTACGAGGAGGCTTGGCCGCTGCGCCCCGGCTATCGCGAGGCACGGCGCGGCATCTACCAGCTCTACTATCTCCTCGTCCACGTCACCCTCTTCGGCGGCGGCTACGCCGGCCAGGCGCTGTCCACGCTGCGCCGCGTGCCGGGCGCGTAGCACCTGCGGCGCGGACGTTGCTTCCCTCTCCATCCGTTCGTTTCCATATTCGGAAAGCGCCGCGCGCCTGCCCGTACCGGCAGCGCACTCCCGCACTTCCGCACTCCCGCACCTTCCCGAGGTCGTGAGCGAGACCGTCCCCCCGCCGTCGTCGCCCGTGTACGTGCACCACCGCATGCCGCCGCCGCAGGGGAACTCGGTGGCGGTGCGGACGCTGGTGCGCTACGCCGAGCGCGCCATGGAGCGGGCGTCGGACGGGCCGCAGGTGCGCGGGAACACGGCGCGGCTGCTGGTGGACGGCCCCCAGGCGTTCCCCGCGTGGCTGGCGGCCATCGAGGGCGCCCGCGAGTGGATCCACCTGGAGAACTACATCATCCGCAACGACCGCACGGGGCTGCGCTTCCGCGAGGCGCTGTGCGACCGCGCGCGCGACGGGGTGAAGGTGCGGGCGCTGTTCGACTGGATGGGGTGCTGGGCCACGCCGCGGCGCTTCTTCAAGCCCTTCCGCGACGCGGGGGTGGAGATCCGCTTCTTCCAGCCGCCGCGCGCCACCAACCCGCTCGGCTTCCTGCGCCGCGACCACCGCAAGATCGTGGCGGTGGACGGCGGATGGGCCTCGGTGGCGGGGATGTGCATCGGCGACGAGTGGGCGGGCGACCCGGAGCGCGGCATTCCCGCGTGGCGCGACACCGGCGCCGAGTTCCGCGGCCCCGTGGCCGCCGCGCTCGACCTCACCTTCTCGCGCACCTGGGCCCGCGCCGGCCGCCCGCTCCCGGCCGACGAGGTTCCCGACCCCGGGCGCATCAAGCCCGCGGGCGACGTTTCCGTGCGCGTGGTGGAGGGGGTTCCGGCGAAGTCGCGCATCTACCGCCTGTCGCAGTTCCTGACGCTGGCGGTGGAGCAGCGGCTGTGGATCACCGATCCGTACTTCCTCGTCCCCCCCGCGATGGCGGAAGCACTCGCGTCGGCCGCGCGCGACGGGGTGGACGTGCGGGTGCTCCTCCCCGCGTTCAACAACTGGCCCATCGTGGGGGGGATGAGCCGCGCGGGGTACCGTCCGCTGCTGGAGGCGGGGGTGCGGATCTTCGAGTGGGAGGGGCCCATGATCCACGCCAAGACGGCCGTGGCCGACGGCGTGTGGTCGCGGGTGGGGAGCAGCAACCAGAACCTGGCGTCGCTGCTGGGGAACTGGGAGCTGGATGTGGCGGTGACGGATCGCCACTTCGCGGCGGAGATGGAGGCGCTGTTCGAGACCGACCTGGCCAGCTCGGTGGAGATCAAGCTGCTGAGCTCGCGCGTCTCCCGCTCGCCGTACCGCGACCGCCGCTCGGCCGAGCGCGTGCTGGTGGAGGACCCGCACGACGAGCACAAGCCCGGCCGCAAGAAGGCCCGCGAGGCCCGCGCGCGCTCCTACCGCGGAACGGAGTTGGGTCGGTTGATGGGGCGCCTGGCGCGCGCGGGCTCGGTGCTGGTCCGCGCCCTGATCGGCGAGCGCCTGATCGGCGCCGAGGACATCGGGTGGATCCTCATCGTGGCGATGCTCCTCTTCCTCGTCTCCGCCGTCGGCTTCCTGTATCCCAGCTGGCTGGCGTGGCCCATCGCCTTCTTCATCTTCTGGATCGGCGTGGCCGCCCTCATCCGCATCGCCACCCAGCGAAGGCCGCCGGAGGAGTGAGCCTGAACGGGCGTTGACTAGCTCACCATTTCACAATTTATTCGAATTCTTCCGGACCATGGCAGGCTTGTGATATTCTGGAGAGATATGCCATGACGGATCGAGATCGGCTATCCCTGTTCAAAATTCCTGAAATGCCTCCCGTCAGAGTACAAGGGCGGGAGCGCAGAAATGGGCGGCATGCTCTCCAGAAGCTGGAGTTCCTGAACCGTTTCCTTCCTCCTGCCCTCCTTGCAACGCGATCCAAAGTCTCACGACACTACGTCGATCTGTTTGCCGGACAAGGGTACTTCAGGGATGAGGAAGGGAGAGTCCATGAGGGATCTGCCTTGCGGGCGCTGAGCATCGGCGCGGAGGACTCACAGAGCGTTGCATTCACCGATGCAACGTTGGTAAACCTGTTTCCTGAGCACGCGCAGGCACTCGCGGAGAATATCGAGAAGCTCTGCGCCACGCGGCGGTGCCGTGTGCCGCAAAACCGCATCGAGCTGATCCAGGGCGATGCAAACGAGGCGGTTCCGAGGATTCTCGCGCGCATTCACCCGCGCGCCTACGTGTTCGTGTTTGCTGATCCCGAGAACCCCGGTCAGCTGCCATGGGAAACTGTTAAGGCGCTGAGATCTCAAGGTCACGAAAGTGTAGACCTCTACCTGCTGTTCCCGCTTGACATGGCTGTGATCCGGATGATGGCCTGGGATCGTGTCAAGCTGGAACCAACTGCAGCTGCGCTGACACGCTTCTACGGAACTGACGAGTGGCGGGCCGTAGTTGAGCGGCGAGTGACCGATCGAGATCGAGAGAGGTGCAGGAAGGAACTTGAAGACCTTTACATGCAAGGTCTACGCGGTCTCGGGTGGAAGCACGTCAGCCGTGCGCGCGAGGTGAAGCGAGCCGGTAATCACCGGCTTTACCAGATGTTGTTCGCAACAAATCACCCTGTGGCTGACAACCTCGCGAAGTGGGAAGGGAGAGAAAGCCAGTTAGGGTTTATCTGAGATGACGTAGCTTGGATGGTTGTGCGTTCGGATCAGCCGTTCTATCCGACCGCCAAGAGGTCGGCGGAATGCCGGCTGAGTAGCGCTGGCATTCCGTCCCACGTCCTGTCCTCCAAAATTCGGCCGCCAGCCTTGGACGTGCGCCCGCCCCACTGCTTGAAGAAGAATGCCACACCGGCTGCCTCGCATCGGTCGCGGACCAGCGCCGCCCATGCCGGCTGCATCGGCCGATAGTTGGCTCCACTTTCGCCACCAGCGATAACCCACTGGATTCCTGACAGCAGCCCATCGAGATCAAGGGCGCCAATCAACGGCTCACAGGAGAGGAATCGCACCTGAGCAGGCAACCCGCGTAGCTGCGCGATGCGAAAGGCGACTTCCTGCTGCTCCACGCTCGTGCCCATCCAGATGTGCGACGGGATCTCTCCTTCGGGGAAGAGATCCCGGTTCAGCTTGAACCACCTCACCGCGCGCGCCGGGCGCTTGGTCAGGACCTGGTAGATGTGCCGATCCTCCTTCAGCATCACCTCGAAGATCTGGCGGACGTACGCGTCGGGCACGTCGACGTGGAACAGGTCGGACATGCTGTTCACGAAGATCATCCGCGGGTCCTTCCATCGCGCAGGATCGCTCAGGCGGGAGGGCCAGAGGCGAACCGCGAACGGATCGATCTCGTTTTCCAGCGTCGGCAGCGCGGGCGGCTGCTTGAGGTATACCGAAGCGAGCCGGACATGGGCGAGCGTATGCGCATAGCAGTTGTCGCAGCCTGCTGACACCTTGGTGCAGCCGGTCACCGGGTTCCAGGTGGAATCGGTCCACTCGATCTTGCTGCGCTCGCCCAAGGTGATCTCCGTTAGCAGATGAAGGACTCTC is a window from the Longimicrobium sp. genome containing:
- a CDS encoding fructosamine kinase family protein; the encoded protein is MSLPDAVRASVARQVGAIRSVTPVGGGCISEAYRLETADGPVFLKHHPEAPAGMFAAEADGLRALRAAAGDALRIPAVLAIGDAWIALEWLEPGPRGRGFGERLGRGLAALHRARSPGGWGWEAPNWIGSLPQENAPAASWSGFWRDRRLVPQFRQAADAGRDTGPRREWDRLFDRLPALLAEAEEDGPSLLHGDLWGGNVLSAAGDPALIDPAVYRGHREADLAMTELFGGFDAAFHAAYEEAWPLRPGYREARRGIYQLYYLLVHVTLFGGGYAGQALSTLRRVPGA
- a CDS encoding GlsB/YeaQ/YmgE family stress response membrane protein, with amino-acid sequence MHGILWWILVGLIAGVLASVVMGGIGYGIIGDIIVGIVGAFIGGWLLSTLGVGTPFGGLAGQIFVAFIGAIVLLFLIRLLAGAGRRRYP
- a CDS encoding phage Gp37/Gp68 family protein, translating into MGERSKIEWTDSTWNPVTGCTKVSAGCDNCYAHTLAHVRLASVYLKQPPALPTLENEIDPFAVRLWPSRLSDPARWKDPRMIFVNSMSDLFHVDVPDAYVRQIFEVMLKEDRHIYQVLTKRPARAVRWFKLNRDLFPEGEIPSHIWMGTSVEQQEVAFRIAQLRGLPAQVRFLSCEPLIGALDLDGLLSGIQWVIAGGESGANYRPMQPAWAALVRDRCEAAGVAFFFKQWGGRTSKAGGRILEDRTWDGMPALLSRHSADLLAVG
- a CDS encoding zinc ribbon domain-containing protein; its protein translation is MSEIQFSDNYNDLSTDTGFQFEFYCEHCHESWRSPFDRYAAGTAESLLGAADGLFGGFFGTARNAVSNLRGAGWSKARDEALRKAVGAAREHFHRCARCANHYCDNCWNEDEGVCTVCVPRLDAELSAIRREAKLNRAREEAYAQATVSQADLTDRVVSCRDCGAPVGKGKFCPECGTPVSLTRTCGSCEAEIPTSAKFCPECGAKP
- a CDS encoding YHS domain-containing protein, which gives rise to MATARDPVCGMEVDTDTAIRVQHGDHTHYFCSEACREKFLADPARYGDAHAAPGGTAEENPPFTVDEHGIAAPKFGSAGSGGAEFEPLPPGARD
- a CDS encoding 50S ribosomal protein L11 methyltransferase, with amino-acid sequence MIDPRRWLVLAVRGPSPEMAGLVADGLLALGGAAVEEKGGASITYLLPPDDPDAFAAEAREQLASWLPDETPLEIEWRWQEDEDWAADWKRGLAPRQVTDRIVVKPTWTEWDAAPGQVVLDVDPQMAFGTGEHATTRGCLRLLDGALRGGDRVLDVGSGSGILAIAAVRLGAREAVAVEYDPDANLNARENFERNGVDGRVRLVEALADDALLRELGRFDLVLANILSGVIRPLLPALRGALGGDAEGRLIVSGILRAESSDVVRDAEAAGFRVERVDEEEEWWSALLRPVG
- a CDS encoding histidine triad nucleotide-binding protein → MSDCIFCRIVAGEIPSQRVLEGGDWIAIRDINPAAPTHVLVIPRRHVDSIAALEDGDGQLAGALLLAARDVARHEGVAESGYRTVINTGAHGGQTVAHLHVHVIGGRQLTGHGTA
- a CDS encoding phospholipase D-like domain-containing protein is translated as MSETVPPPSSPVYVHHRMPPPQGNSVAVRTLVRYAERAMERASDGPQVRGNTARLLVDGPQAFPAWLAAIEGAREWIHLENYIIRNDRTGLRFREALCDRARDGVKVRALFDWMGCWATPRRFFKPFRDAGVEIRFFQPPRATNPLGFLRRDHRKIVAVDGGWASVAGMCIGDEWAGDPERGIPAWRDTGAEFRGPVAAALDLTFSRTWARAGRPLPADEVPDPGRIKPAGDVSVRVVEGVPAKSRIYRLSQFLTLAVEQRLWITDPYFLVPPAMAEALASAARDGVDVRVLLPAFNNWPIVGGMSRAGYRPLLEAGVRIFEWEGPMIHAKTAVADGVWSRVGSSNQNLASLLGNWELDVAVTDRHFAAEMEALFETDLASSVEIKLLSSRVSRSPYRDRRSAERVLVEDPHDEHKPGRKKAREARARSYRGTELGRLMGRLARAGSVLVRALIGERLIGAEDIGWILIVAMLLFLVSAVGFLYPSWLAWPIAFFIFWIGVAALIRIATQRRPPEE
- a CDS encoding low molecular weight protein-tyrosine-phosphatase; amino-acid sequence: MDQLKLVDDGTWQPIRVLFVCLGNICRSPLAEAVFRHLVDERGWTDRFEIDSAGTSGWHRGSPPDRRSAETARRRGIEVAGASRKVIAADLRRFDYVIAMDADNRAALDELHRSAGGTAEVRQLREFEAGADSLDVPDPYYGGPRGFEDVHDIVERGCAGLLAHIAAERGLR
- the tcmP gene encoding three-Cys-motif partner protein TcmP, which produces MTDRDRLSLFKIPEMPPVRVQGRERRNGRHALQKLEFLNRFLPPALLATRSKVSRHYVDLFAGQGYFRDEEGRVHEGSALRALSIGAEDSQSVAFTDATLVNLFPEHAQALAENIEKLCATRRCRVPQNRIELIQGDANEAVPRILARIHPRAYVFVFADPENPGQLPWETVKALRSQGHESVDLYLLFPLDMAVIRMMAWDRVKLEPTAAALTRFYGTDEWRAVVERRVTDRDRERCRKELEDLYMQGLRGLGWKHVSRAREVKRAGNHRLYQMLFATNHPVADNLAKWEGRESQLGFI
- a CDS encoding VOC family protein, with the translated sequence MSGIVGLDHVQLAMPRGGEERARAFYAGVLGMAEAAKPAVLAARGGVWFTAGAAEVHLGVEDDFRPARKAHPALSVHGLAAMLEACRAAGCEIADAEPLEGCERAYVSDPFGNRVELIERS